One genomic region from Stackebrandtia nassauensis DSM 44728 encodes:
- a CDS encoding TIM barrel protein, with protein sequence MAATLRLGSAPDSWGVWFPDDERQLPWQRFLDELAGAGYEWLELGPYGYLPTDAARLSDEVASRGLRVSGGTVFGALHRESEWDSMLATTRKVAALTAALGAKHLVYIPPLYRDEKTGGFLESPQWTSYDWATTMRAANRLGRILLDEYGVRLCLHPHADTHIQTQPQIERFLDGTDPEAVSLCLDTGHVAYGGGDNLDLIRRFSERIGYVHIKQMDPEILAAVAAEDLSFGEAVKRGVCVEPPAGVPNPATIVEELSGLDAELFVIVEQDLYPCEPEVPLPIAVRTRDYLRGCGLGASHQKT encoded by the coding sequence ATGGCAGCGACACTGCGACTCGGTTCGGCCCCCGACTCCTGGGGCGTGTGGTTCCCCGACGACGAACGGCAGCTGCCGTGGCAGCGGTTCCTCGACGAACTCGCCGGTGCCGGTTACGAGTGGCTGGAACTGGGCCCGTACGGCTACCTGCCCACCGACGCGGCGCGACTGTCCGACGAGGTCGCCTCCCGGGGTCTGAGGGTCAGCGGTGGCACCGTCTTCGGTGCGCTGCACCGGGAGTCCGAATGGGACTCGATGCTGGCCACCACCCGCAAGGTCGCGGCCCTGACCGCCGCGCTTGGCGCCAAACACCTGGTGTACATCCCGCCGCTGTACCGCGACGAGAAGACCGGCGGCTTCCTGGAGTCACCACAGTGGACGTCCTACGACTGGGCCACCACGATGCGGGCCGCCAACCGGCTGGGCCGGATCCTGCTCGACGAGTACGGGGTGCGGCTGTGCCTGCATCCGCACGCCGACACCCACATCCAGACCCAGCCGCAGATCGAGCGGTTCCTGGACGGCACCGACCCCGAGGCGGTGTCGCTGTGCCTGGACACCGGGCACGTCGCCTACGGCGGCGGTGACAACCTCGACCTGATCCGCCGGTTCTCCGAACGCATCGGCTACGTCCACATCAAACAGATGGACCCCGAGATCCTGGCCGCCGTCGCCGCCGAGGACCTGTCCTTCGGCGAGGCCGTCAAACGCGGCGTCTGCGTCGAACCACCCGCCGGGGTGCCCAACCCGGCCACCATCGTGGAGGAACTGTCCGGTCTGGACGCCGAACTGTTCGTCATCGTCGAACAGGACCTCTACCCCTGCGAACCCGAGGTGCCGCTGCCCATCGCGGTCCGCACCCGCGACTACCTGCGCGGCTGCGGACTCGGCGCCAGTCACCAGAAAACCTGA
- the iolD gene encoding 3D-(3,5/4)-trihydroxycyclohexane-1,2-dione acylhydrolase (decyclizing) codes for MGTIRLTTGQALVRFLANQWSERDGQTHRLFAGCFGIFGHGNVAGFGQALLQDGKDLELPYYLARNEQGMVHSAVAFARLRDRMSTFACTASIGPGSTNMVTGAALATINRLPVLLLPSDYFANRFPDPVLQQLEDPHSRDTSVNDAFRPVSRYWDRIQRPEQLMSAALTAARVLTDPAETGAVTLCLPQDVQAEAYDWPQEFFVPRVWPVARPVPEPAALARAVECLTAARRPLIVAGGGVKYSLATDALRAFAAATGTPVAETHAGKGSVPWTQPSAVGGIGATGSAAANMLAAEADVVLGVGTRYSDFTTASHSLFADPRVRFVNLNVAAMDTVKLGGVSIVADARAGLEALSTAVGTWKADPDWTDRARRLAGDWRRATDAAYHLDHGPLPAQTAVLGALNDAVGHRDVVINAAGSMPGDLHKLWRASDPKQYHVEYGYSCMGYEIAAGVGAKLADPTREVYVLVGDGSYLMMASELVTAVSERLKLIVVLVDNGGFASIGGLSQSVGSQRFGTSYRHRDAATGELDGDPLPVDLGANAASLGATLIRADSIGEFALALSRAKHNDGVTVVHIRTDPLAPSAPSTAWWDVPVAEVAELDTTRKARTEYEAAVKRQRHYL; via the coding sequence ATGGGCACGATCCGGCTCACCACCGGCCAGGCGCTGGTGCGGTTCCTGGCGAACCAGTGGAGCGAACGCGACGGGCAGACGCACCGGCTGTTCGCCGGTTGCTTCGGGATCTTCGGCCACGGCAACGTCGCCGGGTTCGGGCAGGCGCTGTTGCAGGACGGCAAGGACCTGGAGCTGCCGTACTACCTGGCCCGCAACGAACAGGGCATGGTCCACAGTGCGGTCGCGTTCGCGCGGCTGCGGGACCGGATGTCCACCTTCGCGTGCACCGCCTCGATCGGCCCCGGCTCCACGAACATGGTGACCGGCGCGGCGCTGGCGACCATCAACCGGCTGCCGGTGTTGTTGCTGCCCAGCGACTACTTCGCCAACCGCTTCCCCGACCCGGTGCTGCAACAGCTGGAGGATCCGCACAGCCGCGACACCTCCGTCAACGACGCCTTCCGTCCGGTTTCGCGGTACTGGGACCGGATCCAGCGCCCCGAGCAGCTGATGTCGGCGGCGTTGACGGCGGCCCGGGTGCTGACCGACCCGGCCGAGACCGGCGCGGTCACGCTGTGCCTGCCGCAGGACGTGCAGGCCGAGGCGTACGACTGGCCGCAGGAGTTCTTCGTGCCCCGGGTGTGGCCGGTGGCGCGTCCGGTGCCGGAACCGGCGGCGCTGGCGCGGGCGGTGGAGTGCCTGACCGCGGCGCGGCGGCCGCTGATCGTGGCCGGTGGCGGCGTGAAGTACTCGCTGGCCACCGACGCGTTGCGCGCGTTCGCCGCCGCGACCGGGACACCCGTGGCCGAGACCCACGCGGGCAAGGGATCGGTGCCGTGGACCCAGCCCTCGGCGGTGGGCGGCATCGGCGCCACCGGTTCGGCCGCCGCCAACATGCTGGCCGCCGAGGCGGACGTGGTGCTGGGTGTCGGCACCCGCTACAGCGACTTCACCACCGCCTCCCACAGCCTGTTCGCCGATCCCCGGGTGCGGTTCGTCAACCTCAACGTGGCGGCCATGGACACGGTGAAACTCGGCGGGGTGTCCATCGTGGCCGACGCTCGCGCGGGACTGGAGGCGCTGTCCACGGCCGTCGGCACCTGGAAGGCCGATCCGGACTGGACGGACCGGGCGCGGCGGCTGGCGGGCGACTGGCGACGCGCCACCGACGCCGCCTACCACCTCGACCACGGCCCGCTGCCCGCGCAGACGGCGGTGCTGGGCGCCCTCAACGACGCCGTCGGACACCGCGACGTCGTCATCAACGCCGCCGGGAGCATGCCCGGTGACCTGCACAAGCTGTGGCGCGCATCCGATCCGAAGCAGTACCACGTCGAGTACGGGTACTCATGCATGGGCTACGAGATCGCCGCCGGGGTGGGCGCGAAACTGGCCGACCCGACCCGGGAGGTGTACGTCCTGGTCGGCGACGGCTCCTACCTGATGATGGCCTCCGAGCTGGTGACCGCGGTGTCGGAACGGCTGAAACTCATCGTGGTGCTGGTCGACAACGGCGGCTTCGCCTCCATCGGCGGACTGTCGCAATCGGTCGGTTCGCAGCGGTTCGGCACCAGCTACCGGCACCGCGACGCCGCCACCGGCGAACTGGACGGCGATCCACTGCCGGTCGACCTGGGCGCCAACGCCGCCAGCCTCGGCGCCACCCTGATCCGCGCCGACTCGATCGGCGAGTTCGCGCTGGCGTTGTCCCGCGCGAAGCACAACGACGGGGTCACGGTCGTGCACATCCGCACCGACCCGCTGGCGCCCTCGGCGCCGTCCACCGCCTGGTGGGACGTGCCGGTCGCCGAGGTCGCCGAACTGGACACCACTCGAAAGGCCCGCACCGAGTACGAGGCCGCCGTCAAGCGGCAACGCCATTACCTGTGA
- a CDS encoding ATP-binding cassette domain-containing protein, producing MADNDKTTPVIRLDRVGKTFGNITALRDVSLTADAGQVTCILGDNGAGKSTLIKIIAGLYPHDSGEYFVDGVATRLSSPRQALDHGIATVYQDLALVPLMPVWRNFFLGSELRTGVWPLRRLDVARMRDIADTQLRELGIALPDIDQPVGSLSGGQRQVVAIARAKYLGARVLILDEPTAALGVKQSGVVLKYVAAAREAGLGVIFITHNPHHAFMVGDHFVVLNLGEVELDADRDGLTLDDLTHHMSGGAELDALRHELETQQDKG from the coding sequence ATGGCGGACAACGACAAGACCACGCCGGTGATCCGGCTCGACAGAGTCGGCAAGACCTTCGGCAACATCACCGCGCTGCGAGACGTGAGCCTGACGGCCGACGCCGGACAGGTCACCTGCATCCTCGGCGACAACGGCGCCGGAAAGTCCACACTCATCAAGATCATCGCCGGGCTGTACCCGCACGACAGCGGCGAGTACTTCGTGGACGGTGTCGCGACCCGGCTGTCGTCGCCACGGCAGGCGCTCGACCACGGCATCGCCACCGTCTACCAGGACCTGGCCCTGGTGCCGCTGATGCCGGTGTGGCGCAACTTCTTCCTCGGTTCGGAACTGCGCACCGGCGTGTGGCCGTTGCGCAGACTGGACGTGGCCCGGATGCGCGACATCGCCGACACCCAGCTGCGGGAACTGGGCATCGCGCTGCCCGACATCGACCAGCCGGTCGGCAGCCTGTCGGGCGGGCAGCGGCAAGTGGTGGCGATCGCGCGCGCCAAGTACCTGGGCGCCCGGGTGCTGATCCTGGACGAGCCGACGGCCGCGCTGGGCGTCAAACAGTCCGGTGTGGTCCTCAAGTACGTCGCGGCGGCCCGCGAGGCGGGACTGGGCGTCATCTTCATCACCCACAACCCGCACCACGCGTTCATGGTCGGCGACCACTTCGTGGTGCTCAACCTCGGCGAGGTCGAACTGGACGCCGACCGCGACGGCCTGACCCTGGACGACCTCACCCACCACATGTCCGGCGGGGCCGAACTCGACGCGCTGCGCCACGAACTGGAAACGCAGCAGGACAAGGGTTAG
- a CDS encoding CoA-acylating methylmalonate-semialdehyde dehydrogenase: MTTIQHWIDGTATAADSTRTAPVWNPATGRQQAEVLLAEADAVDRAVAAARRAFETWGEVSLSARSKVMFALRQLLERHEDELARIICAEHGKAIDDARGEIVRGREVVEFACGIAEVLKGSFSNEVSSGVDLHSFRQPLGVCAGITPFNFPIMVPMWMHPVAIATGNTFVLKPSERDPSASNFVAQLYADAGLPDGVFNVVHGDKTAVDAILDHPDVAAVSFVGSTPIARYVHERAQSAGKRVQALGGAKNHAVVMPDADLGFAADQLTAAAFGSAGQRCMAVSVAVTVGDAADALVPVLRDKASGLNVGPGSEPGVDMGPVVTSQARDRIAGYVASGVKQGAEPVLDGREFRRDGDGFFIGPTVLDRVTSDMDVYRDEVFGPVLSVVRAETVEAAIDLINANPYGNGTAIFTSDGAVARRFEREVRVGMVGVNVPIPVPMSYYSFGGWKDSLFGETHIHGPEGVRFYTRLKVVTSRWPSQPRQVASRLHFPTAS; the protein is encoded by the coding sequence ATGACCACCATCCAGCACTGGATCGACGGGACCGCCACGGCGGCGGACTCGACCCGCACCGCGCCGGTGTGGAATCCGGCGACCGGGCGGCAGCAGGCCGAGGTGCTGCTCGCCGAGGCCGACGCCGTCGACCGGGCGGTGGCGGCGGCCCGACGGGCCTTCGAAACCTGGGGCGAGGTCTCGCTGTCGGCGCGCTCGAAGGTCATGTTCGCGTTGCGGCAGCTGCTGGAACGCCACGAGGACGAGCTGGCCCGGATCATCTGCGCCGAACACGGCAAGGCCATCGACGACGCGCGCGGTGAGATCGTCCGGGGCCGGGAGGTCGTCGAGTTCGCCTGCGGCATAGCCGAAGTGCTGAAGGGTTCGTTCTCCAACGAGGTGTCCAGCGGCGTCGACCTGCACTCGTTCCGGCAGCCACTGGGGGTGTGCGCGGGCATCACCCCGTTCAACTTCCCGATCATGGTTCCGATGTGGATGCACCCGGTCGCCATCGCCACCGGCAACACCTTCGTCCTCAAACCCAGCGAGCGCGACCCGTCGGCGTCCAACTTCGTCGCCCAGCTGTACGCCGACGCCGGGCTGCCCGACGGCGTGTTCAATGTGGTGCACGGCGACAAGACCGCCGTGGACGCGATTCTGGACCACCCCGACGTCGCGGCGGTGTCGTTCGTCGGTTCCACCCCGATCGCCCGCTACGTGCACGAACGGGCCCAGTCGGCCGGGAAACGGGTGCAGGCGCTGGGCGGCGCCAAGAACCACGCGGTCGTGATGCCCGACGCCGATCTCGGCTTCGCCGCCGACCAGCTGACCGCCGCGGCCTTCGGTTCGGCCGGTCAGCGCTGCATGGCGGTGTCGGTGGCCGTGACCGTCGGCGACGCCGCCGACGCGCTGGTGCCGGTGTTGCGGGACAAGGCTTCCGGCCTGAACGTCGGCCCCGGTTCCGAGCCGGGTGTCGACATGGGACCGGTGGTGACCTCGCAGGCCCGCGACCGGATCGCCGGATACGTCGCCTCGGGTGTCAAGCAGGGTGCCGAGCCGGTGCTGGACGGCCGCGAGTTCCGCCGCGACGGGGACGGCTTCTTCATCGGGCCGACGGTCCTGGACCGGGTGACCTCCGATATGGACGTCTACCGGGACGAGGTGTTCGGGCCGGTCCTGTCGGTGGTGCGCGCCGAGACGGTGGAGGCGGCGATCGACCTGATCAACGCCAACCCGTACGGCAACGGCACCGCGATCTTCACGTCGGACGGTGCCGTGGCGCGCCGTTTCGAACGCGAGGTGCGGGTCGGGATGGTGGGTGTCAACGTGCCGATCCCGGTCCCGATGTCCTACTACTCCTTTGGCGGCTGGAAGGACTCGCTGTTCGGCGAGACCCACATCCACGGCCCCGAGGGCGTGCGGTTCTACACCCGGCTGAAGGTGGTGACCTCCCGCTGGCCGAGCCAGCCGCGCCAGGTCGCCTCCCGGCTGCACTTCCCCACCGCGAGTTGA
- a CDS encoding substrate-binding domain-containing protein — protein sequence MKTPLRSGLILAIVATSALALSACSSSGGKQDEGKGADTPRQTIALITHSAKGDTFWDIVREGAEAAAAKDNIELKYYSDPEGAGQAKLIRNAVDQKVDGIAVTLAKPDAVASAVEKATDAGIPVVGLNSGIDHWQDLGVLEYFGNDETIAGTAFGEQLNEVGAKKTLCVIHESGQVAQEARCKALKEEFKGKTEIQYVDGGNMPDVKSSLTSKLQSDKKIDFVSTLAAPIATTAVEAVADADSKAKVATFDTNKELVKAIKNGDIQWAIDQQPYLQGYLAVDGLWLYNTNGNTSGGGSQPVLTGPAIVDKSNVDDISKWAENGTR from the coding sequence ATGAAAACCCCGCTGCGATCCGGACTCATACTGGCCATTGTGGCCACCAGCGCGCTGGCGCTGTCCGCCTGCTCCTCCTCGGGCGGCAAACAGGACGAAGGCAAGGGCGCCGACACGCCCCGCCAAACCATCGCCCTGATCACGCACTCCGCCAAGGGTGACACGTTCTGGGACATCGTCCGCGAGGGCGCCGAGGCCGCCGCCGCCAAGGACAACATCGAGCTGAAGTACTACTCCGACCCCGAGGGGGCCGGGCAGGCCAAGCTGATCCGCAACGCGGTGGACCAGAAGGTCGACGGCATCGCGGTCACCCTCGCCAAGCCCGACGCCGTCGCCTCGGCGGTGGAGAAGGCCACCGACGCGGGCATTCCGGTGGTGGGCCTCAACTCCGGCATCGACCACTGGCAGGACCTCGGCGTGCTGGAGTACTTCGGCAACGACGAGACCATCGCCGGGACCGCGTTCGGCGAACAGCTCAACGAGGTCGGCGCCAAGAAGACGCTGTGCGTCATCCACGAGTCGGGCCAGGTCGCGCAGGAGGCCCGCTGCAAGGCGCTGAAGGAGGAGTTCAAGGGCAAGACCGAGATCCAGTACGTCGACGGCGGCAACATGCCGGACGTGAAGTCCTCGCTGACGTCCAAGCTCCAGTCCGACAAGAAGATCGACTTCGTCTCCACACTGGCCGCGCCGATCGCGACCACCGCCGTGGAGGCCGTCGCCGACGCCGACAGCAAGGCCAAGGTCGCGACCTTCGACACCAACAAGGAACTGGTCAAGGCCATCAAGAACGGCGACATCCAGTGGGCCATCGACCAGCAGCCGTACCTCCAGGGCTACCTGGCCGTGGACGGCCTGTGGCTGTACAACACCAACGGCAACACCTCCGGCGGCGGCAGCCAACCGGTGCTGACCGGCCCGGCCATCGTCGACAAGAGCAATGTGGACGACATCTCCAAGTGGGCCGAGAACGGAACCCGGTGA
- a CDS encoding ABC transporter permease, producing MSQTTSVAAEIDPVASQVSRRPALLRLLTRPEFGSLVGAIAVFAVFYALAPTFRNASSWSTILYETSTIGIMAVAVALLMIGGEFDLSAGVGVIATALFGAIFTYQLSVNVWVGVFASLAFGLAVGFVNGWLLVRTKLPSFLVTLSTFLMLQGLNVALTKLITGSTASDRISDMDGFAAAEAVFASEFSLFGVDIQITVLWWLLFVGLATWVLLRTRVGNWIYASGGDADSARAVGVPVNRVKIGLFMVMGAAAWFSGMHLLFEYNTVQSGEGIGNELLYIMAAVIGGCLLTGGYGTAVGAAIGALIYGMTKQGIVYAGWDDNWLMFFVGAMLLLATVINAWVRRQAGRR from the coding sequence ATGAGCCAGACCACGTCCGTCGCGGCCGAGATCGACCCGGTCGCGTCCCAGGTGAGCCGCCGCCCGGCGCTGCTGCGACTGCTCACCCGGCCCGAGTTCGGTTCCCTGGTGGGTGCCATCGCGGTGTTCGCGGTGTTCTACGCGCTGGCGCCGACGTTCCGCAACGCCTCGTCCTGGTCGACGATCCTGTACGAGACCTCGACGATCGGGATCATGGCGGTGGCCGTCGCGCTGTTGATGATCGGCGGCGAGTTCGACCTGTCGGCCGGGGTCGGCGTGATCGCCACCGCCCTGTTCGGGGCGATCTTCACCTACCAGCTGTCGGTGAACGTGTGGGTCGGCGTGTTCGCGTCGCTGGCGTTCGGGCTGGCCGTCGGTTTCGTCAACGGCTGGCTGCTGGTGCGCACCAAACTGCCCAGCTTCCTGGTGACACTGTCGACGTTCCTGATGTTGCAGGGACTCAACGTCGCGCTCACCAAGCTCATCACCGGCAGCACCGCCTCGGACCGTATCTCCGACATGGACGGTTTCGCCGCCGCCGAGGCGGTGTTCGCCAGCGAGTTCAGCCTCTTCGGCGTCGACATCCAGATCACCGTGTTGTGGTGGCTGCTGTTCGTGGGCCTGGCCACCTGGGTGCTGCTGCGCACCCGGGTCGGCAACTGGATCTACGCGTCCGGAGGGGACGCCGACAGCGCCCGCGCCGTCGGTGTCCCCGTCAACCGGGTCAAGATCGGACTGTTCATGGTGATGGGTGCCGCCGCGTGGTTCAGCGGCATGCACCTGCTGTTCGAGTACAACACCGTGCAGTCCGGTGAGGGAATCGGCAACGAGCTGCTGTACATCATGGCCGCGGTGATCGGCGGCTGTCTGCTGACCGGTGGCTACGGCACCGCCGTCGGCGCCGCGATCGGCGCGCTGATCTACGGCATGACCAAACAGGGCATCGTCTACGCGGGCTGGGACGACAACTGGCTGATGTTCTTCGTCGGCGCGATGCTGCTCTTGGCCACGGTGATCAACGCCTGGGTCCGGCGGCAGGCGGGCAGGAGGTGA